From one Deltaproteobacteria bacterium genomic stretch:
- a CDS encoding lysophospholipid acyltransferase family protein, producing MFPGAVIVFLLTYPFDRRRKLLHLYSSFWAQLFFYLQPLWRLRIAGREHLPWEGPAVLVANHQSLGDIVVLFGLYRPFKWVSKASVFKVPLIGWNMVLNGYVPLERGRGESVRKMMDACRAWLARGFPVFFFPEGTRSRDGQVQEFKDGAFALAVETGCPVIPIAVSGTADILPKHGFKLQMRADCRVRVLPPLSPADHGGDLEALKAAAREAIVAAKAELDRR from the coding sequence ATGTTCCCCGGGGCGGTGATCGTCTTCCTGCTGACCTACCCCTTCGACCGGCGGCGGAAGCTCCTCCACCTCTACTCCAGCTTCTGGGCGCAGCTCTTCTTCTACCTGCAGCCCCTCTGGAGGCTGCGGATCGCGGGCCGGGAGCACCTCCCCTGGGAGGGGCCGGCGGTGCTGGTGGCCAACCACCAGAGCCTGGGCGACATCGTGGTGCTCTTCGGCCTCTACCGGCCCTTCAAGTGGGTCTCGAAGGCGAGCGTCTTCAAGGTGCCGCTCATCGGCTGGAACATGGTCCTCAACGGCTACGTCCCCCTCGAGCGAGGCCGGGGCGAGAGCGTCCGCAAGATGATGGACGCCTGCCGGGCCTGGCTGGCCCGGGGCTTCCCGGTCTTCTTCTTCCCGGAGGGCACCCGCAGCCGCGACGGCCAGGTGCAGGAGTTCAAGGATGGGGCCTTCGCCCTCGCGGTGGAGACCGGCTGCCCGGTGATCCCCATCGCGGTCTCGGGCACCGCCGACATCCTCCCCAAGCACGGCTTCAAGCTGCAGATGCGCGCCGACTGCCGGGTGCGGGTGCTGCCGCCCCTCTCCCCCGCCGATCACGGGGGAGACCTCGAGGCCCTGAAGGCCGCCGCCCGCGAGGCCATCGTGGCGGCCAAGGCGGAGCTCGATCGGCGCTGA